In Siphonobacter curvatus, the genomic window GGCTGCTGCTAAAGTTCCGCAAAAGGCGTACGTCCCAATTTTCTGCCTCGTATCAGCCCGATGTCACCCTGGTCATTCCGGCGTATAATGAAATGGGTTGCCTGGCCGAAAAGGTTCATAATTCCCTGGCACTGGATTACCCCCCCGAGCACTTACAGATTCTTTTCGTAACGGAAGGCTCGACGGATGGGAGTACCGAGTGGTTGCAGCAGCAGTACGGTAGCCATCCACGAATTTCCGTCATGGGCGGGAGTGAGCGTCGGGGCAAAATTGAAGCCATCAACCAGGCCATGCATTGGGTGCATACACCGCTGGTTATCTATACGGATGCTAATACCAATCTGAATCCGGATGCCGTAGCTAACATAGTACGACACTTTGCCGATCCGCAAGTGGGGGCTGTTTCGGGAGAAAAACGCATTCAAACGTTCGAAAATGAAGCCGCTGCCGGAGCGGGCGAGGGCTTGTACTGGAAGTACGAATCCTTCCTGAAAAAACTCGATACTGAACTCTACAGCGTAGTGGGGGCCGCGGGTGAATTATTCGCCATTCGGACGGAACTTTACGAGCACGTTGAAAAAGATACGTTGCTCGATGATTTCATGATTTCGCTTCGCATTGCCACCCGGGGGTACCGCGTGGTGTACGATCCCGAGGCCTATGCCCTGGAACGGCCTTCTTTTTCCATCGGCGACGAACAGAAACGTAAAGTACGCATTGCCGCGGGAGGCTTTCAGTCCATTGCCCGTTTACCGCATTTGCTGAATATTTTCCGCTATGGCTGGTTGTCGTTTCAGTACATCTCTCACCGGATGATGCGGTGGGCCGTGGCTCCGTTTGCTCTACCGCTGGTGTTTATTTTGAATGTGCTACTGGTGCTGCTCAGTGAAGGCTGGTTATATCCGGTATTGCTGATCGCTCAGATTGCTTTTTACGCAGCCGCATTGCTGGGCTACTGGCTGGAAAACAAGAAGCTTCGCGTGAAGGCCTTGTTTGTACCCTACTACTTTTCGTTTATGAACTGGTGTGCCATTCTGGGGTACTTTCGGTACCGGAACGGACTGGCCTCCGGCATCTGGGAAAAAGTACGCCGGGCGGAGTAACGCATTCCATGTATTTTAAAGGCCTCGCTGACGATGAAGAAATTGATGTTGAAGTCGCTGTATGCACTGGCGGCTCTTCGGTACCCCAACATTAAGAAAAAATATCTGCTCTACTTTATTCGGGATAATTACTACTGCAAACTCGTGCAGACGAAGTTTTTGCTGAAGGATTACGTAGAGAAAAAGCCATATAAAGTCATCGAGTATCGGGGCGAGTTCGATCAGGAATTACGCTACGTATTGCCTTTTGCGTACTGGCATCACCTGAATGGCACCCTTGAAAAAACCATCTCTGCCAGTAATACCAAGGAGTTTTACTTCTTCAGTCCCAATCACGAAGAACGTTACAAAGAACGGATCTGGACCGAATCGTACGATCACTACGACGTGCCGAACATGACGCACAGTAACTCGTACAGCTTTCAGAAATGGGCTCAGGTACCCTTTCGCGAGCATTACAAAAATGATCTGTTCGTTTACGATAAACCCATTCTGCTGATTGCCAATAAGTACAATCGCGAATGGGATCAGCCGCCCATCAATTTTCTGGGCATTGCTGAATTAGAACGGATCATTCACTTGTGCCGGGATAAATACCAGATCGTATATAACCGGCCCCTGCCTACGCAAATTGTACAGGATAACAGCGAAACGCTTGATTTAGGAGAGCATGCCTGGTTACGGGAAAACCACCCCGAAGTAATCCAGATGAATGATCTGTATCGACAGTATCATCCGGGAAGCGTGATTAGCTACAACCACCTGCAGTTGATGGTATACGCCAACTCGGAGCGTTTCATCTCCATGCACGGCGGAACGGCAGCGTTGGCGAGTTGCTTCGGCGGCTCCAATATCATCCTTTCCAATCCCAACTGGGGCATGGAACACGCCTTCAACGAATACGAAAATCTTTTCCCTAAACTCTCGGGAGCCCAGATATTACACGCTCGGGAAAAGCCGGAAATCTTCCAGTTTATTGAGCGGGAGTGGCTGAAGTAGTACTTACAAAGCAGGTACTCATTCTTCGGAGGCGTATAGGTCTGACGCTATTTACCCTTTTCTATAAAAAAGAGACTTGGCTTTTCAGCCAAGTCTCTTTTTTTAATTGCTGTCAACGAAGCCCTTACATTTTAATGACTTTCTTCACGGAACGCTGCGTACCCTGTTTTACCTCAATCAGGTACAAACCTTTGGGTAAGCTTGTTAGGTCAATTTTACGGATGAATGAAGTCTTCTCCTTCTTATAAGCAATGCGGTTTTGTACCCGGCTTAAGGCCATGTCGTAAATGAGTACGTCAACCGGTCCCAAGTTGTCATTGTCTAAGGCAATGCTGACATAATCCGCTGTAGGATTAGGATATACGTTCAACGTAGCCAGTGAAACATCCGTAGGTTTGATTACTTCCGCCGCTACCCGTCCGCCGCTCGCCGTTCCCTGGGGTATGACAAAACTAGGCGTTTCAGTAACCGTCAGCGTAACCTTTCCATTCGTTGCCGTAACCGTGGTCACCTGCATGGCATCGCCTCCTGCCCGGGGGGTGTACACCAGAGCGGAAGCCGCTCCTTTCAAGTCCAGTGTGTAGGAAACCGTACGGCCCGTTTCGCCGGGTACCACCAGTGCGTAGATCGATTGGCCGTTGTTTTCGTAACGATCCACGAAAGGACTCGTGCTTAAAGTTTGCTGATAGCTGTATTCGCCGAGCAGTTTATTGACCTGCACCAGATAGTCCGTTGCCAGCTTACGCGTCATATCCCCGTTGATCAGACCCATCGAGCCAAACTGAATGGGTGACTGTGGATTGTCATCGTATAACTGATACAAGAACAGTTTATCAATTCCGGAACGAGCGTAGAGCAAAGCCGTACGTAAAATCCAGTCGGCCTGCGTTTGTTCTACCGTTTTATTACCAATGGCAATCGCTTTGAGCGGACTACCCTGGTTGAGATCATAACCCGCTTCTGTAATCCAAACGGGCATATCCTGAGCCTGCTGGTGAGCTAATTGATTGAAGCTATCGGCCACCAAAGCGGCTTTCGTTACTTCAGGAGCGGCTCCCCGCGAAGACGTACCACTTTGTGAAGAAGAGGCATCGTCCGTATAGAAATGGTAATTGATGACGTCCCAGCAGAGGTTTACGCTACCGTCAGCTTTATAACCCCGGTACTGCTTGCACCAGTCGATCATACCTTTCACGTAGTCAACCGTAGCGGAGGCAATACCTCCCATGACGACTTTCATGTTCGGGTCAGCATTTTTCACACCTACGCCCGGGCCCATCGTATTCTTATGGCCGTCGTAGAACGCCGAGAGGTTGGCCGCGTATTCCCGACCCGTTTGGTACGCTTTACGGCCTTTCCAGGATTTGTCCCGTTCGTTATCGCATTCGAGATACTTAATGACATTCATACCGATCTTCACGACGTTGATACCGTCGCCAGTCCAGCGTTGAGCACTGTTTACCGTAACCAGACTCGGATTAACGTTCGGATTGCTACCGTAGCGGGCTGCGTACTGGAAGCCAACTTTGGCCTGTTCCAGGTAGGATAGGGGGTCGGTGAAATCCTTTCCGTAGCGAAGCGGTACGTTTTCGCCATCGCGTTCGCTTTCCGGATACGTCTGCTGGAGCCAGTTGGGCAGGTTTTTCAAGCAGGCCAGTACTTCGATGCCCGCGGCTTTGCAGCGTTCGTAAATGATGTCGTAATTCCAGCCGCCACTGTGCGTTGGGTTATAGGTGTACTTGCCTTCGTTGGCTTCCAGGCGTTCCCAGTCCATGTAATGCCGAATTCCCGTGAAGTTTTTCACCACGTTCATGCGGGACTCGTTAATGACACTGGGATTATTGGCATCTTCAAAGTTCCACTCAAAGCCATTCACACCCAGCATGTCCTTAAACTTCACAAATTTTTGCGGAGCGGGCGAGGGTTGTACCGTTGCGGGCGTATGCGTGCCGTACAATTCGATTTCGGTCGGATACTGATACCAGGCATTGATGATGAGGTAACGGGCTCCGGAAATGGGGACATCGAGTTTAAAAACGGATTCACGATCCGGATACGGACCGACCCAGGTGCCGTACGATTTTCCGGTAAAAGTGGCTACCGGAATGCGTTCCCACTGATCATTGATGATGAAAATTTTCAGCGGATATTCTTCCAGATTACCCGGACCGTCAAAAAACTTGATGCTTTGCAAGGTCATGGACTCGCCTTCCAACAACGGATAATACGAATCATAATTGGCCAGGGGTTTCCCATAACCCGTGTGTACGTCTACATCCGTAATGCCATCAAATAAGGCATCCAAGCCATTGCTGACGTTGTTCATCTGGTACCAACGTTTGGGATCGAGCGTAATCTTGGTACCGACTACACCAGTAAACGGAGGTGCCGCAGCTACCGTAACCGTTTGGCTAACGGCAGTCGCCGCCGTATACAGGGCCGAACCCGCCTGCGTAGCCGTCAGCGTCGCGGAACCCGCCCCAACTACCGTAGCTTTCCAGGAACCGCTGGCATTGGAAACGGAAAGTACGCTGGCATTGGAAGACGTCACGAGAATGGGCGTACCCGACTGCGAACTGCTAACGGTTAGATCAAAGGGAGCATCGCCAATGACTTTATTCGCCGGAGCGGTAAAGGATAGTACGGCCTGAGGTAGTACTACTGCACCACCCGTAGTAACTTCAAAATAGTTGAGATTAAAGGCTCCTTGGCGAGCGTAAATGCGAAGCAGTTGTGAGCCCGCGGGTAGCGTCGCCGTTGTACTAATGGTAGACCAGCTTTGCCACCCGCCCGTCTGCGGTACACTCAGCGTAGCATTCAGTACCGAACCCGCTGCATTGCGGATCTCAATCTTGCCGTTGCCGTAGGCATTGGCAATGCGGAACTGGAAGGTATAGGTACCCGCCGTAGGAACTTTCACCAGGTAATCCAGCCAGTCATCGTCGTCAATCCAGCTAATGTTTAAACCACCACCGACATCCGTAGTGGTTTCCGTATTAATGCCATTCATGGATATGTAGCTTTCGGCTTCAATCTTGCCGGGCAGCGATACGGGGGCAACCACTTCAAAATAGTTGAAGTTAAAGGCTCCCTGTTTGGCGAAGATCCGAATCCGTTGGTTGCCAGCGGGTAGTGTAAGACTGGTAGTGATGGTCCGCCAGCTTTGCCAGCCGCCCGTCTGCGGTACACTCAAGGTAGGGTTAAGTACGGAGCCGGCTGCATTACGGACTTCAATAAGACCATTACCATAGGCATTGGCGATACGGAATTGAAAGACATACACACCAGCCGAAGGAACGCTGACGTCGTAATCCATCCAGTCATTGTCATCAATATGCGAGACATTTAGACCCGCACCGACGTCGGAGCTGGTTTCCGTTTGAATGCCGCTCATGGCGACATAGCTTTCCGCTTCAATCTTTGCGGGCAAGGGCTGGTAGGCCAGTGGGCTGGCGAAAAGGAAACCTGGAGCCAATAGGATCCCAATCACTAATGAAATTAGAGATGTTTTCATTGAAACTTTGTTGGCGGACAATTGTTTCTTTTAAAACTTTCCAAGAAAAAGCTTTTTTAAGAACCGACTTGTCAAGGGTGGATTGACAGTGAATAAAACGTGGTGTGAAATATAAAAATGAAGAATTGACATTTGCAATAAAAAAATATAAAAAAATTGCAAAAAAAGAGTAGAATACAGTCGTGGGATTGAAGACGTATATAAAGCGTAGTTTCAAAAATAAACTAATTCTTTGATACTTAGTTCCTTGATGAATAATTATTTTTGTCTAATATCCATAAAATCCCCGCCAGGATGCAGCAACATCGTTTTAGCTATTCTCCCGATACCTTGAGTCCGGAATTTTTACGGGAATTACGGGAACGTCTAGCCAAATTTCAGGTAGAAGATCCAGAGGTAACCATTGCTATTCCGGCGTATAATGAGGAGAAAAACCTGCTTAATACGCTTTCTTCCCTGGCCAGTCAGGAGACCCGCTTTCGTACCGAAATTATTGTCGCTAACAATAATTCCAAGGACCGAACCCAGGCACTACTCGATGCCTGCGGCGTTAAATCGATTCTGGTTACGCAACAAGGTATTGGTTACGCCCGACAGGCGGCTTTGGAAGCGGGGCGGGGAACGTATTTTCTTAACGCCGACTGCGACTGTATTTATCCGCCTACCTGGGTGGATGCACTCGTGGAGCCCTTGACCAAACCCGACGTTTCCTGTACCTATGGAACGTATTCATTTATCCCGAGTGCTCAAAATTCCCGCTTGGCTCTGTTTCTGCACGAATCCGTTTCGCACCTAGGATTTAAGCTTCGGGAATGGAAAGGGCTGGAGTATATTAATGTACTGGGCTTCAATTTTGGTTTCCGGCGAGCTGATGGACTAGCCGTAGGTGGGTTCCGAGTCGATGCCGGGCACCAGGGAAATGTGGCCGCTACGGGTGTGTGCGAAGACGGCTGGATGGCCATGACGCTATTGGACAAAGGACGCTTGAAACACGTTATCCGGGGGGCTCACGTCTGGACGAGCGATCGCGTACTGAACCGCGACGGAGGAGTGGCGAAAGCCTTCCAGAAGCGTATTTCGGTAGAATTGTCCCGCCTGTTTCACAAACCCGAATAAGCCGTTCCATCCTTTCATTGCCCATTTCTATGCTGGCCACATCACCGGAATCCTATCCGCTCATTTCCCTTGTTAGTATCAATTACAATCAGGCCGAAGTAACCCGGGATTTTCTGGAGTCCTGTCGCGGCTTGACGTATCCCAATTACGAAGTCATTCTGGTGGACAATGCCTCGCGGCAAGTATTGTCTACCGTAATTAACGTGGCCGATTATTCCGGCGTAACTATTGTACGCAGCGAGGAAAATCTGGGCTTTACGGGGGGGAATAATCTGGGGATGGAAGCGGCCCGGGGTGATTACTTCTTCATCGTCAACAACGATACGGAGTTGACACCAACTTTACTGG contains:
- a CDS encoding carbohydrate-binding protein; translation: MKTSLISLVIGILLAPGFLFASPLAYQPLPAKIEAESYVAMSGIQTETSSDVGAGLNVSHIDDNDWMDYDVSVPSAGVYVFQFRIANAYGNGLIEVRNAAGSVLNPTLSVPQTGGWQSWRTITTSLTLPAGNQRIRIFAKQGAFNFNYFEVVAPVSLPGKIEAESYISMNGINTETTTDVGGGLNISWIDDDDWLDYLVKVPTAGTYTFQFRIANAYGNGKIEIRNAAGSVLNATLSVPQTGGWQSWSTISTTATLPAGSQLLRIYARQGAFNLNYFEVTTGGAVVLPQAVLSFTAPANKVIGDAPFDLTVSSSQSGTPILVTSSNASVLSVSNASGSWKATVVGAGSATLTATQAGSALYTAATAVSQTVTVAAAPPFTGVVGTKITLDPKRWYQMNNVSNGLDALFDGITDVDVHTGYGKPLANYDSYYPLLEGESMTLQSIKFFDGPGNLEEYPLKIFIINDQWERIPVATFTGKSYGTWVGPYPDRESVFKLDVPISGARYLIINAWYQYPTEIELYGTHTPATVQPSPAPQKFVKFKDMLGVNGFEWNFEDANNPSVINESRMNVVKNFTGIRHYMDWERLEANEGKYTYNPTHSGGWNYDIIYERCKAAGIEVLACLKNLPNWLQQTYPESERDGENVPLRYGKDFTDPLSYLEQAKVGFQYAARYGSNPNVNPSLVTVNSAQRWTGDGINVVKIGMNVIKYLECDNERDKSWKGRKAYQTGREYAANLSAFYDGHKNTMGPGVGVKNADPNMKVVMGGIASATVDYVKGMIDWCKQYRGYKADGSVNLCWDVINYHFYTDDASSSQSGTSSRGAAPEVTKAALVADSFNQLAHQQAQDMPVWITEAGYDLNQGSPLKAIAIGNKTVEQTQADWILRTALLYARSGIDKLFLYQLYDDNPQSPIQFGSMGLINGDMTRKLATDYLVQVNKLLGEYSYQQTLSTSPFVDRYENNGQSIYALVVPGETGRTVSYTLDLKGAASALVYTPRAGGDAMQVTTVTATNGKVTLTVTETPSFVIPQGTASGGRVAAEVIKPTDVSLATLNVYPNPTADYVSIALDNDNLGPVDVLIYDMALSRVQNRIAYKKEKTSFIRKIDLTSLPKGLYLIEVKQGTQRSVKKVIKM
- a CDS encoding glycosyltransferase family 2 protein, with translation MKIFFEILFWFLIFLVFYTYLGYGIFLWLLLKFRKRRTSQFSASYQPDVTLVIPAYNEMGCLAEKVHNSLALDYPPEHLQILFVTEGSTDGSTEWLQQQYGSHPRISVMGGSERRGKIEAINQAMHWVHTPLVIYTDANTNLNPDAVANIVRHFADPQVGAVSGEKRIQTFENEAAAGAGEGLYWKYESFLKKLDTELYSVVGAAGELFAIRTELYEHVEKDTLLDDFMISLRIATRGYRVVYDPEAYALERPSFSIGDEQKRKVRIAAGGFQSIARLPHLLNIFRYGWLSFQYISHRMMRWAVAPFALPLVFILNVLLVLLSEGWLYPVLLIAQIAFYAAALLGYWLENKKLRVKALFVPYYFSFMNWCAILGYFRYRNGLASGIWEKVRRAE
- a CDS encoding glycosyltransferase is translated as MQQHRFSYSPDTLSPEFLRELRERLAKFQVEDPEVTIAIPAYNEEKNLLNTLSSLASQETRFRTEIIVANNNSKDRTQALLDACGVKSILVTQQGIGYARQAALEAGRGTYFLNADCDCIYPPTWVDALVEPLTKPDVSCTYGTYSFIPSAQNSRLALFLHESVSHLGFKLREWKGLEYINVLGFNFGFRRADGLAVGGFRVDAGHQGNVAATGVCEDGWMAMTLLDKGRLKHVIRGAHVWTSDRVLNRDGGVAKAFQKRISVELSRLFHKPE